The DNA window CTCTTTTTCTCAACCTCTCTTCGTCATACTAGCACAACAAGAGCCTCTCAGCAAGCACTACGATACTATACCTGAGCTTCTAAAGGAATTAGACTGAAGCAAGACAAATAAAAATACCTACAACTTTATAATATTGCTGTATATACACACACGCACTCCGCTTTCATTCACCATGGCTTCGTCCGACGAGCCCCAGTCCCTCAGAGCCCTCTTCGAAGCCGCTGAGTCAAAACGAGAAGACGTCTACAACGCCCCCATCGCCACCTCCCCCCAATACGCAGCAGATCTCTCCGCAGCGCTCAAGCTCTACGCCCAAGCCGTCGCCCAAATCTCCGCCGTgtcgctcttctccgccaacGAAGGCATCGAAGACGTCGCAACCACGGCGCTGCCGTATCTGCTCGTGGACTTTTACATTGCCGAGCTGGTGCAGCGGACGCCGCATCTGGCGCCGAAGCAGCGGCTGCAGGTCCTGGCGCAGTCGAGATCTGCGTATGAGAGGTTTCTGAGTCTGGTGGATGGATATGGCCTTGTGAAGGGGTCGTACGGGAAGCTGCTTGAGCGGTAtcgcgacgacgaggatggcTTTGCGGTTGTTGCTGGCGCGGACATGGCTGCCAAGAGGGAGGGCAAGATTGCGAACTtcaaggctgagaaggcgTTGAGGGAGAAGCTCCAGGTGCTGAAGCGCAATCCGCGATACTTGGAGCACGGTGACGAAGAGCTCGTGCGCGATGTGCACCTGACGAGCATAGAGTTCGCCATCCACAACACTTTCCAGGCGCTCGACTCGCTGAACCGAGaactgccgctgctgcgatCCGCGCCGTCACCAACAACCGCGCCGCAATCTTCGGGCGACGATCCCGCCGACACGTCCTTCCGCCTCGACCAGCCCCTCGGCCGGATGCGccccggcggcggcggccccATCCTCGGCCCCAAAGGCGAGCCCCTGCAGCCCTTTACGATTGTCGGCTCGCGCGCTGATATGGCCCGGGGAGTCTTTCGGCCGGGGCATAACCTGCCTACCATGTCTATAGACGAGTACCTCGAGGAGGAGCGGAAGCGAGGCGGCATTATTGAGGGCGGCGGGACGGAGCCCCCGAGGCGACAggtcgatgaggatgacaTGGAGGCGGTGGATATGGAGACGTACAAGGCAAGGCATTGGGATGATTTCAAGGATGATAATAGGAAAGGATCGGGGAATACGCTTAATATGGGGTGAGGTTATATACGCATAGTTTTTTCTATATGGA is part of the Trichoderma atroviride chromosome 1, complete sequence genome and encodes:
- a CDS encoding uncharacterized protein (BUSCO:EOG092D3Y0X); the protein is MASSDEPQSLRALFEAAESKREDVYNAPIATSPQYAADLSAALKLYAQAVAQISAVSLFSANEGIEDVATTALPYLLVDFYIAELVQRTPHLAPKQRLQVLAQSRSAYERFLSLVDGYGLVKGSYGKLLERYRDDEDGFAVVAGADMAAKREGKIANFKAEKALREKLQVLKRNPRYLEHGDEELVRDVHLTSIEFAIHNTFQALDSLNRELPLLRSAPSPTTAPQSSGDDPADTSFRLDQPLGRMRPGGGGPILGPKGEPLQPFTIVGSRADMARGVFRPGHNLPTMSIDEYLEEERKRGGIIEGGGTEPPRRQVDEDDMEAVDMETYKARHWDDFKDDNRKGSGNTLNMG